The Phacochoerus africanus isolate WHEZ1 chromosome 3, ROS_Pafr_v1, whole genome shotgun sequence genome window below encodes:
- the DDX27 gene encoding probable ATP-dependent RNA helicase DDX27: protein MLAELGLIGTIGEDDEVPVEPETDSEDEEEEGPIVLGRKQKALQKNRSADFNPDFVFTEKEGMYDGSWAMADVMSQLKKKRAATTLDEKIEKVRKKRKTEDKEAKSGNSDEKEVKEGSEPEEQEDLEGKDEEGSEGEESETDYSSADENILTKADTLRVKERKKKKKGQEAGGFFEDASQYDENLSFQDMNLSRPLLKAITVMGFKQPTPIQKACIPVGLLGKDICACAATGTGKTAAFALPVLERLIYKPRQAPVTRVLVLVPTRELGIQVHSVTKQLAQFCSITTCLAVGGLDVKSQEAALRAAPDILIATPGRLIDHLHNCPSFHLSSIEVLILDEADRMLDEYFEEQMKEIIRMCSHHRQTMLFSATMTDEVKDLASVSLKNPVRIFVNSNTDVAPFLRQEFIRIRPNREGDREAIVAALLMRTFTDHVMLFTQTKKQAHRMHILLGLMGLQVGELHGNLSQTQRLEALRRFKDEQIDILVATDVAARGLDIEGVKTVINFTMPNTIKHYVHRVGRTARAGRAGRSVSLVGEEERKMLKEIVKAAKAPVKARILPQDVILKFRDKIEKMEKDVYAVLQLEAEEKEMQKSEAQINTAQRLLEKGKEAPNPEPERSWFQTKEERKKEKIAKALQEFDLALRGKKKRKKFMKDAKKKGEMTAEERSQFEILKAQMFAERLAKRNRRAKRARAMPEEEPARGPAKKQKPVKKSVFDEELTNTSKKALKQYRAGPSFDERKQLGLPHQRRGGNFKSKSRYKRRK, encoded by the exons ATGCTTGCGGAGCTGGGTTTAATCGGGACGATAGGCGAAGATGACGAGGTGCCAGTGGAGCCAGAGACGGACTCCgaagacgaggaggaggag GGGCCCATTGTGCTGGGTAGAAAGCAGAAAGCCTTGCAGAAGAATCGCAGTGCTGATTTCAACCCCGACTTTGTTTTCACTGAGAAGGAGGGGATGTATGATGGCAGCTGGGCCATGGCTGATGTCATGAGCCAGCTCAAGAAGAAG AGGGCAGCCACAACTTTAGATGAGAAGATTGAGAAGGTtcgaaagaaaaggaaaacagag gatAAAGAAGCCAAGTCTGGGAACTCAGATGAGAAAGAAGTGAAAGAGGGCTCTGAACCAGAAGAGCAGGAGGACCTTGAAGGGAAAGATGAGGAAGGCTCAGAGGGTGAAGAATCAGAGACTGACTACTCATCAGCAGATGAGAACATCCTCACCAAAGCAG ATACACTCAGAGTAAAGGAgcgaaagaagaagaagaaaggacag GAAGCAGGAGGATTTTTCGAAGATGCATCTCAGTATGATGAAAACCTCTCATTCCAGGACATGAACCTTTCCCGCCCTCTTCTGAAG GCCATCACAGTCATGGGCTTCAAGCAGCCCACCCCGATCCAAAAGGCTTGCATACCTGTGGGTCTGTTGGGAAAGGACATTTGTGCCTGTGCAGCCACTGGGACAG GTAAAACTGCAGCTTTTGCCCTGCCCGTCTTGGAGCGTCTCATCTACAAACCTCGGCAGGCCCCAGTGACCCGTGTTCTGGTGCTGGTTCCCACCCGAGAACTGGGCATCCAGGTGCATTCTGTCACCAAGCAGCTGGCACAGTTCTGCAGCATTACCACCTGCTTGGCTGTCG GCGGCCTGGACGTAAAGTCTCAGGAAGCAGCCCTTCGGGCAGCACCTGACATCCTCATCGCCACCCCGGGCCGGCTCATTGATCACCTCCACAACTGCCCTTCCTTCCACCTGAGCAGCATCGAGGTGCTCATCCTGGATGAGGCTGACAG GATGCTGGACGAGTACTTTGAGGAGCAGATGAAGGAGATCATCCGAATGTGTTCCCACCACCGCCAGACCATGCTCTTCTCAGCCACAATGACAGATGAG GTGAAAGATCTGGCTTCCGTCTCCTTGAAGAATCCCGTCCGGATATTTGTGAACAGTAACACAGATGTGGCCCCCTTCCTGAGGCAGGAGTTCATCCGGATCCGGCCAAATCGGGAAGGGGATCGGGAAGCCATTGTGGCAG CTCTGTTGATGAGAACCTTCACCGACCATGTGATGCTGTTCACCCAGACCAAGAAGCAGGCCCACCGCATGCACATCCTCCTGGGGCTGATGGGACTGCAGGTGGGCGAGCTCCATGGCAACCTGTCACAGACGCAGCGGTTGGAGGCCCTCCG GCGCTTTAAGGATGAACAGATAGACATCCTTGTGGCCACAGATGTAGCAGCCCGTGGACTTGACATTGAGGGGGTCAAAACG GTAATTAACTTCACGATGCCCAACACCATTAAGCATTATGTCCACCGGGTGGGGCGAACAGCTCGTGCTGGCCGGGCTGGGCGCTCAGTCTCTCTGGTGGGAGAAGAGGAGCGGAAGATGCTGAAGGAGATTGTAAAAGCTGCCAAGGCCCCTGTGAAGGCCCGGATACTGCCCCAAG ATGTCATCCTCAAATTCCGGGACAAGATTGAGAAAATGGAGAAGGACGTGTATGCAGTTCTTCAGTTAGaggctgaagaaaaagaaatgcaaaagtcAGAAGCCCAG ATCAACACAGCGCAGCGGCTcctggagaaagggaaggaggcacCAAACCCTGAGCCTGAGAGGAGCTGGTTCCAGaccaaagaagagaggaagaaggaaaaaa TTGCCAAGGCTCTGCAGGAGTTTGACTTAGCcttaagaggaaagaagaaaaggaagaagtttATGAAGGATGCCAAGAAAAAGGGGGAGATGACA GCGGAGGAGAGGTCTCAGTTTGAAATCCTCAAGGCACAGATGTTTGCTGAGCGGCTGGCCAAGAGGAATCGCAGAGCCAAGCGGGCCCGAGCAATGCCTGAGGAGGAGCCAGCAAGGGGTCCTG CAAAGAAGCAGAAGCCGGTGAAGAAATCCGTATTTGATGAAGAACTCACCAACACGAGCAAGAAGGCCCTGAAACAGTATCGAGCTGG CCCCTCCTTTGACGAAAGAAAACAGTTGGGCTTGCCCCACCAGAGACGAGGAGGAAACTTTAAATCTAAATCCAG GTACAAGAGGAGGAAGTAG